From Nitrospirota bacterium, the proteins below share one genomic window:
- a CDS encoding bacteriohemerythrin translates to MAFFEWEDDYTVNIDEIDAQHKRLVAMIEELHEAITAGKGSSALDKILADMVDYSKTHFATEEDYMTKYDFPGYAAHKKEHDAFAAKARELQQQTGKRTMVITLETANYLMDWLRDHVLGTDKLYAPFLNSKGVH, encoded by the coding sequence ATGGCGTTCTTTGAATGGGAAGACGATTATACTGTCAACATTGACGAGATTGATGCACAGCACAAGCGCCTTGTGGCCATGATCGAGGAGTTACACGAAGCCATAACGGCCGGGAAAGGCTCCTCCGCCCTCGACAAAATCCTGGCTGACATGGTGGACTACAGCAAGACGCACTTTGCGACCGAAGAAGACTACATGACCAAGTACGATTTCCCCGGATACGCAGCACATAAGAAAGAGCATGACGCTTTTGCAGCAAAAGCACGCGAGCTTCAGCAGCAAACCGGCAAGAGAACTATGGTGATCACCTTGGAGACTGCCAACTACCTCATGGATTGGCTGCGCGACCATGTGTTGGGTACCGATAAGCTGTATGCCCCCTTCTTGAACAGCAAAGGTGTTCATTGA
- a CDS encoding Na/Pi cotransporter family protein, translated as MIFISLFGGMLLLLYGIKILNDGLQNAAGSRIRSLLRSLTSNRFAAVGGGAFITGLIQSSSATSVMLVGFVSAGLMSFRQTLGVILGADIGATLTVQLIAFHVYDYAVLLVGIGLSFTLFAKRMLFRNFGQGVLGFGFVFLSIKIMIEAMTPLQNDELFRQVFIALTDTPVIGIVLSAGVTALIHSSAATMGMALVLAASGLIPLPAAIYIVLGANIGTCATAFLASLRSPAEARRVAWAHLLFKVIGVLLFLPFLATFSHLITTTTPDLTRQIANANTLFNVIMAVIFLPLIGPFSKLVMKLVPEQEEEKKVGPQYLDEHVLGTPALALGQASREALRVSDIVREMLIDAVKVFQSDDPASINAIKNKDNLIDLLDRHIRLYITRLSSSNLTESQSRRSMAVLEISRNLENIGDIIDRNIMPLALKRISKGITFSQEGLDEIVLFHKKVIENFDIAISAFGSNDLVLADQVLRNKEELGMMERELVQAHLDRLRKGFRESIETSHIHLDMIGNLARINSLITHIIYPIVDEKRGKGREDVGIEA; from the coding sequence ATGATATTCATCAGCCTTTTCGGCGGGATGCTCCTCCTGCTCTACGGCATCAAGATCCTGAACGACGGGCTCCAGAATGCCGCCGGTTCCAGGATCCGCTCGCTTCTCCGGTCCCTCACGAGCAATCGTTTTGCTGCCGTGGGCGGCGGGGCGTTCATCACCGGTCTCATCCAGTCGAGCAGCGCAACGTCGGTGATGCTCGTCGGGTTCGTGAGCGCCGGGCTCATGAGCTTCCGCCAGACCCTCGGAGTTATCCTCGGCGCGGACATCGGCGCCACGCTTACGGTGCAACTGATCGCCTTCCACGTCTACGATTATGCCGTGCTTCTGGTCGGGATCGGTTTGTCCTTTACCCTGTTTGCCAAAAGAATGCTTTTCAGGAACTTCGGCCAGGGCGTGCTCGGTTTCGGCTTTGTTTTCCTCTCCATCAAGATCATGATCGAGGCCATGACGCCGCTCCAGAACGACGAGCTGTTCCGCCAGGTCTTTATCGCCCTCACTGATACGCCGGTCATCGGGATCGTGCTCTCGGCGGGCGTAACGGCACTTATTCACAGCAGCGCGGCGACCATGGGCATGGCGCTCGTCCTTGCCGCGAGCGGTCTGATACCACTTCCCGCCGCGATCTATATTGTCCTCGGCGCAAACATCGGCACCTGCGCCACGGCGTTCCTGGCAAGCCTGCGCTCGCCTGCCGAGGCGAGGCGCGTGGCCTGGGCGCATCTGCTCTTTAAGGTAATCGGCGTTCTGCTGTTCCTGCCGTTTCTCGCGACGTTTTCGCATCTGATCACCACCACGACCCCGGACCTTACCCGGCAGATTGCAAATGCCAATACGCTGTTCAACGTTATCATGGCGGTCATCTTCCTTCCCTTGATTGGCCCGTTCTCGAAGCTGGTCATGAAACTGGTGCCTGAACAGGAGGAAGAGAAAAAGGTCGGGCCCCAATACCTTGATGAGCATGTGCTCGGCACGCCCGCGCTGGCGCTGGGACAGGCAAGCCGGGAGGCGCTCCGGGTTTCGGATATCGTGAGGGAGATGCTGATCGATGCGGTGAAGGTTTTCCAGAGCGACGATCCCGCGTCCATAAACGCGATCAAGAACAAGGACAACCTGATCGACCTTCTGGACCGGCATATCCGGCTCTACATCACCCGGCTTTCGTCGTCGAATCTTACCGAATCCCAGTCCCGGCGTTCGATGGCCGTGCTCGAGATCTCCCGTAACCTTGAGAATATCGGCGATATCATCGACAGGAACATCATGCCGCTGGCGCTGAAGCGGATCAGCAAAGGGATCACCTTTTCCCAGGAAGGATTGGATGAGATAGTCCTCTTCCACAAAAAGGTGATCGAGAACTTTGATATCGCCATCTCGGCATTCGGGAGCAATGACCTGGTTCTTGCCGACCAGGTGCTCCGGAACAAGGAAGAACTCGGCATGATGGAGCGGGAACTGGTCCAGGCGCATCTCGACCGGCTCCGCAAGGGGTTCCGGGAATCCATTGAAACGAGCCATATCCACCTTGACATGATCGGGAACCTCGCGCGCATTAATTCGCTTATTACTCACATCATCTATCCAATCGTCGATGAAAAACGAGGGAAGGGGCGGGAGGATGTGGGGATTGAGGCGTAG
- a CDS encoding four helix bundle protein — translation MDKKNTAKRINSVRDLDVYKMAFEAAMEIYHISKGFPSEEKYSLTDQIRRSSRSVCANLSEGWRKRNYKAVFINKLSDSGQEASETQTWLEFALQCGYIDDATFNKLDEQYEHIFAMLSTMEKKADNFCR, via the coding sequence ATGGATAAAAAGAATACTGCGAAGAGGATTAATAGCGTAAGGGATCTCGATGTTTATAAAATGGCTTTTGAGGCTGCCATGGAGATATACCATATCTCTAAGGGGTTCCCGTCCGAAGAGAAATATTCATTAACAGATCAGATTCGAAGGTCTTCCCGTAGCGTGTGTGCTAATCTTTCCGAGGGCTGGAGAAAAAGGAATTATAAAGCAGTGTTCATCAATAAGCTTTCTGATTCCGGGCAGGAAGCCTCAGAAACTCAAACGTGGCTGGAATTTGCTTTACAGTGCGGCTACATTGATGATGCAACGTTTAATAAGCTGGACGAACAGTACGAACACATATTTGCCATGCTCAGTACGATGGAGAAAAAAGCTGACAACTTTTGTAGATGA
- a CDS encoding secondary thiamine-phosphate synthase enzyme YjbQ, which translates to MIRQLRVKTNSRTELVDITQGVQRLVAESGIRSGVCYVYVPHTTSGITINENSDPNVGRDILKELNKVIPFDDQYGHSEGNSAAHIKSSIIGVSKSIMVEEGRLALGTWQAVFYCEFDGPRDRRVMVKVMKD; encoded by the coding sequence ATGATCAGACAACTCAGAGTAAAGACGAATTCCAGAACAGAGCTTGTGGACATCACGCAGGGCGTGCAGCGGCTCGTGGCGGAGAGCGGCATCCGCTCCGGTGTATGTTACGTCTATGTGCCCCACACGACCTCCGGGATCACGATCAACGAGAACTCAGACCCGAACGTGGGGCGGGATATACTGAAGGAACTGAACAAGGTCATTCCCTTTGACGACCAGTACGGCCATAGTGAAGGAAATTCCGCGGCGCACATCAAGTCGAGCATCATCGGCGTGTCCAAGTCGATCATGGTGGAGGAGGGGAGGCTCGCGCTCGGCACGTGGCAGGCGGTATTTTACTGCGAGTTCGACGGCCCGCGCGATCGCAGGGTGATGGTGAAGGTGATGAAGGATTAG